A window from Cryptomeria japonica chromosome 1, Sugi_1.0, whole genome shotgun sequence encodes these proteins:
- the LOC131038897 gene encoding uncharacterized protein LOC131038897, which translates to MMMAQEDVIKYVHSPVHSAVVRRDYDALRRIIAGLPRLVKAGEVKTEAQSIAEEQRADAISAVIDRRDVPGRETALHLAVRLGDATAAEMLMAAGADWSLQNEQGWSALQEAVCAREEAIAMIIMRHYQPLAWAKWCRRLPRLVATMRRMRDFYMEITFHFESSVIPFIGRIAPSDTYKIWKRGSNLRADMTLAGFDGFRIQRSDQSFLFLGDGSEDGRIPPGSLCMLSHKDKEIMNALDGAGSQPSEVEIAQEVAAMSQTNMYRPGIDVTQAELIPQVNWRRQERTEMVGPWKAKIYDMHHVMVSVKSRRVPGAMTDDELIAASSEDIETEREELEDYDGLLTEEEKRQLETALKMDHVEIGEDIDTGHRRSCYGREEFFLEEERSSDSFNASKQNGNTEVKGIKEEKKGWFTWGKRNGKQENGKKTMVPPRNSLSVDGKVSDLLGDSNSRNMKKNGRISPERGRRSVDVRPTDYKLEDYRKGKEKDSRKSVSIDATARRRRMATINDIGHENEYKKGLRPILWLTPQFPLRTDELLPLLDILANKVKAIRRLRELLTTKLPSGTFPVKIAIPVVPTIRVIVTFTKFEELQPEEFCTPPTSPENMQDMKMKDGDAAQQPANSWFQWIKGPYNRGSGVSLSPESCPEEVQDPFVIPRDYTWTTIDAKKKRRKEKKPKSKKGRRATLNDTAENEGISG; encoded by the exons ATGATGATGGCCCAGGAGGATGTGATAAAATATGTGCACAGTCCGGTGCACAGCGCCGTTGTGCGTCGGGACTATGATGCCCTGAGGCGGATCATTGCGGGGCTGCCGCGGCTCGTCAAGGCCGGAGAAGTGAAGACGGAGGCGCAGTCGATTGCTGAAGAGCAAAGGGCAGACGCAATATCTGCTGTAATCGACAGGAGGGATGTACCAGGGCGTGAGACGGCGCTGCATTTGGCGGTGCGCCTGGGGGACGCGACGGCCGCAGAGATGCTCATGGCCGCCGGTGCGGACTGGAGCTTGCAGAATGAGCAGGGGTGGAGTGCCCTGCAGGAGGCCGTGTGTGCCCGTGAGGAAGCTATTGCGATGATCATCATGCGGCATTATCAGCCTCTGGCCTGGGCTAAATGGTGTCGCAGGCTCCCCCGCCTGGTTGCCACCATGAGGCGCATGCGGGACTTCTATATGGAGATTACTTTCCACTTCGAGagctctgttatccccttcatcggTCGCATTGCGCCCTCTGATACTTATAAGATATGGAAGAGGGGTTCTAATTTGAGGGCCGATATGACCCTGGCAGGGTTTGACGGGTTTCGCATACAGCGATCGGATCAAAGCTTTTTGTTCCTCGGGGACGGCAGCGAGGATGGGAGGATTCCGCCTGGTTCGCTCTGTATGCTGTCGCATAAGGACAAGGAAATTATGAATGCCTTGGATGGGGCAGGGTCTCAGCCCTCCGAGGTGGAGATTGCACAGGAGGTCGCGGCCATGTCGCAAACTAATATGTACAGACCCGGGATCGATGTCACCCAGGCTGAGCTCATTCCGCAGGTGAATTGGAGAAGGCAGGAGAGAACCGAGATGGTTGGGCCCTGGAAGGCTAAGATCTATGATATGCACCATGTTATGGTCTCTGTTAAGTCGAGGCGGGTTCCTGGAGCTATGACCGATGACGAGCTCATTGCTGCCTCTTCCGAAGACATCGAAACTGAGAGAGAAGAGCTGGAGGATTACGATGGGCTGCTTACAGAGGAGGAGAAGAGGCAATTGGAGACTGCATTGAAGATGGATCATGTGGAAATTGGGGAGGATATTGACACGGGACACCGGCGCAGTTGTTATGGGAGGGAGGAATTCTTTTTGGAGGAGGAAAGAAGCAGTGACAGCTTTAATGCTTCCAAGCAAAACGGGAACACTGAGGTCAAGGGGATTAAGGAGGAGAAGAAGGGCTGGTTTACTTGGGGAAAGCGAAATGGGAAACAGGAGAATGGGAAGAAGACAATGGTGCCTCCTAGGAATTCTTTGAGCGTGGATGGGAAGGTTAGTGATCTGTTGGGTGATTCAAattcaagaaatatgaagaagaaTGGCAGGATTTCGCCTGAAAGGGGCCGAAGATCTGTTGATGTAAGGCCTACTGATTACAAGCTAGAGGATTACAGGAAAGGGAaggagaaagatagtagaaagtcaGTTAGTATAGACGCTACAGCTCGCAGGCGGCGCATGGCAACCATTAATGATATCGGACATGAAAATGAGTACAAAAAGGGATTGAGGCCTATTCTGTGGCTCACACCTCAGTTTCCTCTTCGCACGGACGAATTGTTACCACTGCTGGACATTTTGGCAAACAAAGTTAAGGCCATCCGCCGCCTCAGAGAATTGCTTACTACAAAGCTTCCAAGTGGTACATTTCCTGTTAAG ATTGCTATTCCTGTAGTTCCTACCATCAGAGTGATTGTTACTTTTACTAAGTTTGAAGAACTGCAGCCTGAAGAGTTTTGCACTCCACCTACAAGCCCTGAGAATATGCAAGACATGAAGATGAAAGATGGTGATGCTGCACAACAACCTGCAAACTCATGGTTTCAGTGGATTAAAGGCCCATATAATCGTGGTTCTGGTGTGTCCCTGAGCCCTGAAAGTTGTCCAGAAGAGGTTCAGGATCCCTTTGTTATTCCTAGGGACTACACATGGACAACAATAGATGCAAAGAAAAAACGGCGAAAAGAAAAGAAACCAAAGAGCAAAAAAGGAAGGAGAGCAACTTTGAATGATACGGCAGAGAATGAAG GTATAAGTGGATGA